From the Amia ocellicauda isolate fAmiCal2 chromosome 21, fAmiCal2.hap1, whole genome shotgun sequence genome, one window contains:
- the vrtn gene encoding vertnin produces MIQRREIVQAVLRELQDATDCVGLGQLVSVALAVEQALAGFLLPATHCRDFAAGVEVDATARCLYPEDAPSDMLPLFCRGDGNLLFDAASTLLVGNTSLSLELQVRTVVEMLLRKRYYLNGMIDSKVMLQAAKFSLCTEESAEKLNLPMVVLEAIFDADVKASCFPGSFANMWHVYALASVLQCNIYSIYPMYNLKIRPYFNRLIRPRTWPRESDPMTLHIMWSGEMESMSVFKPQHFVAIVKARDLQIWIPNGEHHALPLKTLELLNQDPQLSYSSLKYRYNITKSTFYRWKKQTQEVRKKAAARYEAKHFLQACYSEGKLLPLHQFKEFFPEISRSTYYAWKHELLAAGVDFVMTGKKDDSGPGESFEQEGWSPPEGNLRYCHDNGASPAVNSEKLAGDKAQNLAFMQEAKKCLQNCIAMNTLLPYRHFNRSFPGISRSTYYNWRREALMANPTFRDAFVSSEDSLDADKILSPNRQSSLVTTETLLPVSRVSIYKRSRKSIRFSLLRRKKVRDQAKMQVQKRKMSFCKFKVKYPSISACSYWFWRKDLADKKVEKPLEASLPEPPVCEEPTILVTEEVPPLEKSSGQLNGQSLGPYNATLSGYTVPEPNVGFVMDVVALANFKAKAKLFLQQRFEEKAFPTYKEFRSYFPLTPRSTYYMWKRALHHGLPLVHG; encoded by the coding sequence TCAGTGTCGCCCTGGCTGTGGAACAGGCTCTCGCTGGATTCCTCCTGCCAGCGACCCACTGTCGGGACTTTGCAGCAGGAGTGGAGGTTGATGCGACTGCCCGGTGCCTTTACCCAGAAGACGCTCCCAGCGACATGCTCCCATTGTTCTGCAGAGGCGACGGTAACCTTCTGTTTGATGCTGCCAGCACCTTGCTGGTTGGGAACACCAGCCTCAGCTTGGAGCTTCAGGTGCGAACGGTAGTGGAGATGCTTCTGCGCAAACGCTACTATCTCAATGGAATGATCGACTCCAAAGTCATGCTGCAGGCTGCCAAGTTTTCCCTCTGCACGGAGGAGTCAGCCGAGAAATTGAATCTGCCCATGGTTGTGCTGGAGGCCATCTTTGATGCAGATGTGAAAGCGTCCTGTTTTCCTGGCTCATTTGCCAACATGTGGCATGTTTATGCCCTGGCGTCTGTTCTTCAGTGCAACATCTACTCTATTTATCCCATGTACAACCTGAAGATCCGGCCATACTTCAATCGCCTCATCCGGCCCAGAACCTGGCCACGGGAGTCAGACCCGATGACGCTCCACATCATGTGGTCCGGGGAAATGGAGTCGATGTCGGTGTTCAAACCTCAGCACTTTGTAGCCATCGTGAAGGCTCGTGACCTACAGATATGGATTCCGAATGGGGAGCACCATGCTCTTCCGTTAAAGACACTGGAGCTTTTGAACCAGGATCCACAGCTCTCCTACTCCAGTCTAAAATATAGGTACAACATCACGAAGAGCACCTTCTATCGCTGGAAGAAGCAGACGCAGGAGGTTAGAAAAAAAGCTGCTGCCCGGTATGAGGCCAAACACTTTCTACAGGCCTGCTATTCAGAGGGCAAGCTGCTACCTCTTCATCAGTTCAAAGAGTTCTTCCCTGAAATCTCCCGCTCAACCTACTATGCCTGGAAGCATgagctgctggctgctggggttGACTTTGTGATGACTGGAAAGAAAGACGATTCGGGTCCGGGCGAAAGCTTTGAGCAAGAAGGCTGGTCACCTCCTGAAGGAAATCTCCGGTACTGCCATGACAATGGTGCTAGTCCAGCTGTCAATAGTGAGAAGCTTGCGGGAGACAAAGCGCAGAACCTCGCATTCATGCAAGAAGCCAAAAAGTGTTTGCAAAACTGCATCGCAATGAACACTTTGCTTCCATACAGACATTTCAACAGAAGTTTCCCTGGCATTTCAAGGTCAACGTACTACAACTGGAGGAGGGAAGCCTTGATGGCCAACCCCACTTTTAGAGATGCGTTTGTGAGCAGTGAAGACAGCCTGGATGCTGATAAAATCCTCAGTCCCAATAGACAGTCATCCCTGGTGACCACTGAGACCCTCTTGCCTGTTTCCAGGGTGAGCATTTACAAGCGTAGCCGGAAGAGTATCCGCTTCTCTCTCCTCAGGAGGAAGAAAGTCCGAGACCAGGCAAAGATGCAGGTTCAGAAGAGGAAAATGTCCTTTTGCAAGTTCAAAGTGAAGTATCCATCGATTTCTGCATGTTCATACTGGTTCTGGAGGAAGGATCTCGCTGACAAAAAAGTGGAAAAGCCCTTGGAGGCTAGTTTGCCCGAGCCCCCAGTTTGTGAGGAGCCGACAATCCTGGTAACTGAAGAAGTGCCCCCGTTGGAGAAGAGTAGTGGACAATTGAACGGCCAGTCTCTTGGTCCCTATAACGCAACGCTGTCTGGTTACACAGTTCCCGAGCCAAATGTGGGCTTTGTCATGGATGTCGTGGCCCTGGCAAACTTCAAGGCCAAAGCCAAGCTGTTCCTGCAGCAGCGCTTTGAAGAGAAGGCCTTTCCCACATACAAGGAGTTCAGGTCTTATTTCCCTCTCACGCCTCGCTCGACCTACTACATGTGGAAGAGGGCACTGCACCACGGGCTGCCATTAGTACATGGTTAA